From Micromonospora sp. NBC_01699, a single genomic window includes:
- a CDS encoding adenylyl cyclase yields the protein MKPIHNQGVRATTRPRTGGTLRRLGTVISSAALLTAGGLVPLAGSAAAHQGGRPDFGPNVFVYDPSTPVAQIQAKFDELFAQQEENEMGTNRYAILFKPGQYDVNGKLGYYTTVAGLGQSPDDVDIRGAVRVIGQPDPDSAAGISALTNFWRSAENLSVTPTDWSNQWAVSQASPMRRVHIKGVLWLEPGNAGFSSGGYIADSKVDGVTINGSQQQWITRDSQLGDVWTNGVWNQVFSGVVGAPETGFPNPPYTTLPTSPVTREKPYLYVDARGDYRVFVPTLRHNTSGTTWGDGQRQQGYSLPIGDFYIAKPSDSEHTINKALARGKHLLLTPGVYHLDRALRVKHKNTVVLGLGMPSLAPDRGDAALRVDDVDGVRIAGVLVDAGARESDVLVEVGDRHSRKNHSSNPISLQDVFFRIGGPWVGKAKTSLVVNSDDTIIDNIWAWRGDHGNGIGWSQNTADTGVVINGDDVTAYGLFVEHYQKYQTVWNGEDGRTIFYQSELPYDPPSQAAWTSPTGKGYASYKVGRHVREHEAWGLGVYSYFNQEVDIRADRGIEVPRTPKVKFHNMVTVFLDGSGGIERTINDAGTPVVGSYGTSTIVNYPEG from the coding sequence ATGAAACCGATCCACAACCAGGGCGTACGCGCGACCACGCGCCCGCGTACCGGTGGCACTCTGCGCCGCCTCGGCACGGTCATCTCCTCGGCCGCGCTGCTCACCGCCGGCGGCCTGGTGCCGCTGGCCGGCAGCGCCGCCGCTCACCAGGGCGGACGCCCTGATTTCGGACCCAACGTCTTCGTCTACGACCCGTCGACGCCGGTCGCCCAGATCCAGGCCAAGTTCGACGAACTCTTCGCGCAGCAGGAAGAGAACGAGATGGGTACGAACAGGTACGCCATCCTGTTCAAGCCCGGCCAGTACGACGTCAACGGCAAGCTCGGCTACTACACCACCGTCGCCGGCCTCGGCCAGTCCCCGGACGACGTCGACATCCGTGGCGCCGTACGCGTCATCGGCCAGCCCGACCCCGACTCGGCCGCCGGCATCTCCGCCCTCACCAACTTCTGGCGCTCGGCGGAGAACCTGTCCGTGACGCCGACCGACTGGTCCAACCAGTGGGCGGTGTCGCAGGCGTCGCCGATGCGCCGGGTGCACATCAAGGGCGTGCTCTGGCTCGAACCCGGCAACGCCGGCTTCTCCAGCGGCGGCTACATCGCCGACTCCAAGGTCGACGGGGTCACCATCAACGGCTCCCAGCAGCAGTGGATCACCCGGGACAGCCAGCTCGGCGACGTCTGGACCAACGGCGTCTGGAACCAGGTGTTCTCCGGTGTCGTCGGGGCACCCGAGACGGGCTTCCCGAACCCGCCGTACACCACGCTGCCGACCAGCCCGGTCACCCGCGAGAAGCCCTACCTGTACGTCGACGCCCGCGGCGACTACCGGGTCTTCGTACCGACCCTGCGGCACAACACCTCCGGCACCACCTGGGGCGACGGCCAGCGGCAGCAGGGCTACTCGCTGCCGATCGGCGACTTCTACATCGCCAAGCCGTCCGACAGCGAGCACACCATCAACAAGGCGCTGGCCCGGGGCAAGCACCTGCTGCTCACCCCCGGCGTCTACCACCTCGACCGGGCCCTTCGGGTCAAGCACAAGAACACCGTCGTGCTCGGCCTGGGCATGCCGAGCCTCGCCCCGGACCGTGGCGACGCGGCCCTGCGGGTGGACGACGTCGACGGCGTACGGATCGCCGGGGTGCTGGTCGACGCCGGTGCGCGCGAATCCGACGTGCTGGTCGAGGTCGGTGACCGGCACAGCCGGAAGAACCACTCCAGCAACCCGATCTCGTTGCAGGACGTCTTCTTCCGCATCGGTGGGCCCTGGGTCGGCAAGGCCAAGACCAGCCTCGTGGTGAACAGCGACGACACCATCATCGACAACATCTGGGCCTGGCGCGGTGACCACGGCAACGGCATCGGCTGGTCGCAGAACACCGCCGACACCGGCGTCGTGATCAACGGTGACGACGTGACCGCGTACGGGCTGTTCGTCGAGCACTACCAGAAGTACCAGACCGTCTGGAACGGCGAGGACGGCCGGACGATCTTCTACCAGAGCGAACTGCCGTACGACCCGCCGAGCCAGGCCGCCTGGACCAGCCCCACCGGCAAGGGCTACGCCTCGTACAAGGTCGGCCGGCACGTACGCGAGCACGAAGCCTGGGGGCTGGGCGTCTACTCGTACTTCAACCAGGAGGTCGACATCCGCGCGGACCGGGGCATCGAGGTCCCCCGTACGCCGAAGGTCAAGTTCCACAACATGGTCACCGTCTTCCTCGACGGAAGCGGCGGAATCGAACGAACCATCAACGACGCCGGCACCCCGGTCGTCGGCTCGTACGGCACCAGCACCATCGTCAACTACCCCGAAGGCTGA
- a CDS encoding SigE family RNA polymerase sigma factor, whose protein sequence is MREGSEREYIEYVTARLPALRRLAYSLCGDEHQADDLVQEAATKLYVSWARSSRADSLDALVRVILVRVFLDSQRKGWWRVRLFGDAPDVRASTDQPTEDRTILHAALLRVPPRQRAVLVLRYLHDLPVTEVAEVLGCSAGTVKSQTSYGLKALRRLLGDRDLVGTTPATAGTTREG, encoded by the coding sequence ATGCGCGAAGGATCGGAACGCGAATACATCGAGTACGTGACCGCCCGGCTGCCCGCGCTGCGCCGGCTGGCGTACTCACTCTGCGGTGACGAGCACCAGGCCGACGACCTGGTCCAGGAGGCGGCCACCAAGCTCTACGTGAGCTGGGCGAGGTCGTCGCGAGCCGACTCGCTCGACGCACTCGTACGGGTGATCCTCGTCCGCGTCTTCCTCGACAGCCAGCGCAAGGGCTGGTGGAGGGTCCGCCTCTTCGGCGACGCGCCGGACGTACGCGCAAGCACCGACCAGCCCACCGAGGACCGGACCATCCTGCACGCCGCGCTGCTCAGGGTGCCGCCCCGGCAGCGGGCCGTGCTGGTCCTGCGCTACCTGCACGACCTGCCGGTGACCGAGGTGGCCGAGGTGCTCGGCTGCTCCGCCGGCACGGTCAAGAGCCAGACCTCGTACGGGCTGAAGGCACTGCGCCGACTGCTCGGCGACCGGGACCTCGTCGGCACGACACCGGCGACCGCCGGCACGACACGGGAAGGATGA
- a CDS encoding protein kinase domain-containing protein, translating to MAGRVIADRYELQTMLGRGGMAVVWRGVDLRLGRSIAVKLLNPAGLADPSMLERFDREARTAARLAHPNIVAVHDVGSDRDEPYLVMELVDGPNLATLLADGPLRLDRALEIAGQVCGALGTAHAAGVVHRDIKPANILLDPAGTVKVCDFGIARLLHGGQATLTAPATTLGTSHYMAPEQAAGDPVDARTDLYALGCLLYAMLTGEPPFTGDNPLRVLWQHLHEPAPALASVRSGVPAGLDRLVGQLLAKDPAERPTTATDVRNRLAALASDQPSSGALSPGRRSTEPESSDFRRTVVVDAVPQPPTPGPVRAAASVAAQTRALPALDNGLTRSATRHDEGPHSRRALVAALGAILLAAVVIGVLLNNRGGGGTVDPPGNAAPAGASTPARAPTTAATTAAAATTAAAATTAAAATTAAAATTAAAATTAAAGPAGAPTGAAPFGTTALLIAVQTTLDLQVRAGAVEADVAEDLDDKLDDAAGKLMEGEPGEAAKRVADVRAKLVDLREDGKIPSGTYDLLRPMLDRLAESLPPGGRGNGN from the coding sequence GTGGCCGGGCGTGTGATAGCTGACCGTTACGAACTGCAAACGATGCTGGGCCGGGGCGGCATGGCGGTGGTCTGGCGCGGGGTCGATCTACGGTTGGGCAGGTCGATCGCGGTCAAGCTGCTCAACCCGGCCGGTCTGGCCGACCCGTCCATGTTGGAACGGTTCGACCGCGAGGCGCGTACGGCCGCCCGGCTGGCCCACCCCAACATCGTGGCCGTACACGACGTGGGCAGTGACCGCGACGAACCGTACCTGGTGATGGAGTTGGTCGACGGGCCCAATCTCGCGACCCTGCTCGCCGACGGGCCGCTCAGGCTCGACCGGGCGCTGGAGATCGCCGGCCAGGTCTGCGGCGCGCTGGGCACGGCACACGCCGCCGGGGTGGTGCACCGTGACATCAAACCGGCGAACATCCTGCTCGACCCGGCCGGCACGGTGAAGGTGTGCGACTTCGGCATCGCCCGCCTGCTGCACGGTGGCCAGGCCACCCTGACCGCCCCGGCCACCACGCTCGGCACCAGCCACTACATGGCCCCGGAACAGGCCGCCGGCGATCCGGTGGACGCGCGCACCGACCTGTACGCGCTGGGCTGCCTGCTGTACGCGATGCTCACCGGTGAGCCGCCGTTCACCGGGGACAACCCGCTCCGGGTGCTGTGGCAGCACCTGCACGAACCCGCCCCGGCGCTCGCGTCCGTACGGTCCGGTGTTCCTGCCGGCCTCGATCGCCTGGTCGGTCAGCTGTTGGCCAAGGATCCCGCCGAGCGACCCACCACCGCCACCGACGTACGCAACCGCCTGGCCGCGCTGGCGTCCGATCAGCCGTCGTCCGGTGCGCTGTCGCCCGGTCGCCGGTCGACCGAACCCGAGTCGTCCGACTTTCGCAGGACGGTGGTGGTCGACGCCGTTCCCCAGCCACCGACGCCCGGCCCGGTACGCGCCGCCGCCTCGGTTGCCGCCCAGACCCGCGCGCTGCCCGCCCTCGACAACGGTCTGACCCGGTCGGCCACGCGGCACGATGAGGGACCCCACTCCCGTCGGGCGCTGGTGGCGGCGCTCGGCGCGATCCTGCTCGCCGCCGTCGTGATCGGTGTGCTGCTGAACAACCGTGGCGGTGGCGGTACGGTCGACCCGCCGGGGAACGCCGCGCCCGCCGGGGCCTCCACCCCGGCGCGTGCTCCCACGACCGCCGCCACGACCGCTGCCGCCGCCACGACCGCTGCCGCCGCCACGACCGCTGCCGCCGCCACGACCGCTGCCGCCGCCACGACCGCTGCCGCCGCCACGACCGCTGCCGCCGGTCCGGCCGGCGCCCCGACCGGTGCTGCCCCGTTCGGCACCACCGCCCTGCTGATCGCCGTGCAGACGACGCTCGACCTCCAGGTCCGGGCCGGAGCGGTGGAGGCCGACGTGGCCGAGGACCTGGACGACAAGCTGGACGACGCCGCCGGCAAGCTGATGGAGGGAGAGCCGGGAGAGGCCGCGAAGCGGGTGGCCGACGTACGCGCCAAGCTTGTCGACCTGCGCGAGGACGGGAAGATCCCGTCCGGGACGTACGACCTCCTGCGCCCCATGTTGGACAGGCTCGCCGAGAGCCTGCCCCCCGGTGGCCGGGGCAACGGGAACTGA